gatttgcctgcctctgcctcccaggtactgagactaaaggtgtgtgccaacactaCAGGGCAGATATGTCTTCTATAATACATCAACCATATGAGGTCTATTTTTTGTTGCTCcctttctggaaataaagaaacagGCTGCCCAAGGCTATGTGATCCACCATTTAATAAAATAGTTCTGTGATTTCTCTGTGCCTTGATTTTTCCCACctataaaataatgataataatagcaCCTTCATAGTGCTGTTATAAAGACTCAGAGAGGAGACACTTTATCCAATGCTTAGGCACATGGGGAGCATTGGATAAACGCTGGCTGCTCGTACACATCACTCTGGTGGAATCTAGAATCCCAGCTTGGTTTCTGCTCTTATTTTAATCTGTACTCAGGAAATGAGAAGGAATTAAGCTACAGGTACcaactacctttttttttttttaaagcaaaggtAAACTTTAATCTTTCAAAGCTTACTCAATgcttacttcttcctttcttctttgataTAGGAATTGGAGGAACTGTCTTGAGACAGCTCTAGTATAGCCTTGTTTCTTGTGGAGTTTGCTACATACCTGGTAGTACATAAAGCTTTTGATCCTGCCTGGCATCATAGCAAACTTGCTGGAAGAGATGATATGGCCACTCAATCTATATCTGTCCTCTGTTCTTTCCCCTACACACAATATAAGGAGAGAAACCTCACAAATGTGAGCTCTGTGACTTCACATGCCGAGACGTTAGCTACCTATCCAAGCACATGCTGACCCACTCCAACACCAAGGATTACATGTGTACTGAATGTGGCTATGTCACCAAGTGGAAGCACTACCTGAGTGTGCACATGCGGAAACATGCAGGGGATCTCAGGTATGAGCACACACCTTTTCATCCCTGTCCCAAGAATGTTATGCTAGTTAGCTGTGGTATCAGGCTTCTGGCCCCATTGCTTTCTCCTTTCTAACACCATTCTCTGATTACCATCATCTTAGCTCCGTCACCTACATTTTGAGTCCTGCGACTGTGGCCCATTCTGAATGGTGAGAGCATTATGAGCcagaagaaggaaaatggagattaAAGTGTCACttgggagctgaggagatggctcagtcagtaaagtgcttgcctgcaATCATGACATTTTGaggagttcaatcctcagaacccatattaaaaaaaaaagtattacttGAATTCTTAGAATTTGGTCTTAGGAAAATAGATCTATGCACTAAAATGGCACATGGCACCAAATGGCCACTTTAAGATCCAGACAAATTCTCTAACTGTGGACACAACTGCCTGGTGGCTTGGTCTGTAGATTTTATGAGGCCACTGAGGATTGACAGCAAAGCACAAAAACCTGCTCCATGGGGCTACTGCTGTGCCAGCTCCTTAGAGTTCATGTGGATGATGCCACCCTGGCACGCCTGCCCCACTCTACTCAGATCACTTTCCTGTAGGAAGTAGGAACTCTGGTAGAACACTTTTCTAGCATGCACGAAGCCCTGAGTCCAATCCCCAGCACCTTGTTGGGTTGGGGTGGGAGCAGTATAGAGTAGAGAATAGAGAGACCCAGCTCTGAGGCTGGGCTGTCTCTGCCCATCACTTCCTTTGGGACCTTTAGGCAGGCTCTTAACTTCAGGGTCTTGGGCTCACctataaagtagaaatacctaTTTCACAGGATGGAGGGGGGCTGGTTAAATCAGCTGGTTCACATGCAGCCCAGAGTACAGACCCAGGCCCAAAATATTTAGTCAGTGACTGTTAACTGTTATGATTTATTGTTGTGATTGACTCTTCTTTGTCTTCCCCAGATACCAATGCAACCAGTGCTCCTACCGCTGCCATCGGGCTGATCAGCTTAGCAGCCACAAACTGCGGCACCAGGGCAAGTCCCTCATGTGTGAGGTGTGTGCATTTGCCTGCAAGCGGAAGTATGAGCTGCAGAAGCATATGGCTTCTCAGCACCATCCTGGCACCCCTGCTCCTCTCTACCCCTGCCGCTATTGTAGCTATCAGAGCCGCCACAAGCAGGCCCTCCTGAGCCATGAGAACTGCAAGCACACCCATCTCCGAGAGTTTCACTGTGCCCTCTGTGACTACCGGACCTTTAGCAACACCACACTCTTCTTCCACAAGCGTAAGGTCCATGGCTACATGCCAGGGGACCAGGTTTGGCAGTTCTGCAATGCCAGCCAAGAGTTGGAGGGGGCCAGGCAGTGCCTGGGACCTCCTTCAGACTCAGGACTTTCAAGCCAGTTGTCTGCCCAGCCTGAGAGAGAAGACCATGAACATGAGATTGTGGCCAGCTCCAGTGTGGACCAGGCCCTGCCAGAGACAAATGAGGAGGCAAGCACCAAAAATGGCATTGAGGCTCCCCAAGAAGATGGCCAGGTTGGCAGCCCCAGCCTGGGGGAGGTAGAAGAGGGTGGCTGCACACTACACTTGGAGGCCCTGAGGGTAGAGCTAGAACCAGAGGCCCAGCAGCCACCCCTCCAGGAGCTCACCGAAACAGCCACTGTGCAGCTCAAGCCTCTAGAtccctcaggacctctgggaacaGAAAGACCAGGTGGACTAGAAGAGCCAGAACTGTCCAGCTTTGACAGTGTTGCGACTCCTGCCTTGGTTGCTGAGGAAGAGCCTATTCTGGAGAAGCTAGCCTCTGAGCCTCCCAGAAATCCCCTAATCTCTGAAGAGGCACCTAACACATTCAAGGCAACTCTGACTGCTGAAACTGTACCATTGCCTCAGTTTCCCGAGTCAGAGTCACTACTTAAGGCCATGAGGAGACAGGACAAAGAACAAGCAGAAGCGTTGGTGCTGGAGGGCCGGGTACAAATGGTAGTGAtccagggagaagggagagccTTCCGTTGCCCACATTGTCCTTTTATCACTCGCCGGGAAAAAGCCCTAACTCTGCACTCCAAGTCGGGGTGCCAAGGCCGCCGAGAGCCCCTACTATGCCCCGAGTGTGGAGCTAGCTTTAAGCAACAGCGTggcctcagcacccacatgatgaagAAATGCCCTGTTCTTCTCAGAAAGAACAAGGCTTTGGCCAAACCTGTTTCTCTTACTCTGCATCCTCAGCTCCCAGGTAGCCAAGCCTCCCAGGATGCTGAAAGTAGGAAGCCCCCACCTTTACCATCAAAGGTAGAGCTCTTGCTTCCGAAAGATATTCCTTCTGAGCTCCCTGGGAAGCCAGGAGTAGAGGAACCTCTTCCCACACCCTCTGACTTCCCAACCTCTCCACCAGGAAACTCCTTACCCACAGGGACCTCTGACAAGTTCCACTTTGAGCAGGGCAAGTTTCACTGCAGCTCGTGCACATTCCTTTGTTCTCGGCTTTCCTCTATTACCTCTCACGTGACTGAAGGCTGCAAAGGGGGGCGTAGCCAGGGAAGAAAGCGTGGGCGCCCCCAGACTCATGTTGTGCTTCCTCTTAACAATGGGGACTCTaccctcctgaatactgggagtACAGATTCCAGCCCTGATGATAGGGACACAGCTGTGGTTCAGAAGCAAAAGGCTGCCCTCTTCTCATGCCCCTCATGTCCCTTCAGCTGTCAGCAGGAGCGGACCCTGAGGACTCACCAGACCCAGGGCTGCCCCCTTGAGTCTGGAGATCTGCACTGTAGCCTCTGCCCATtcactgctcctgctgctgctgcactgAAGCTCCATCAAAAGCAGAGGCATCCCACTTCATCTCCAGCCTCTGGCTCCCGGCCCCTTCTGCAGTGTGGGGACTGTGGCTTTACCTGCAAGCAAAGCCGGTGCCTTCAGCAGCACCGGCGTCTCAAGCATGAGGGTGTGAAGCCACATCAGTGCCCTTTCTGTGACTTTTCTACTACTAGACGGTACCGGTTAGAGGCCCACCAGTCTCGGCACACGGGTGTTGGCCGCATCCCTTGCAGCTCCTGCCCTCAGACATTTGGTACCAACTCAAAACTGCGTTTGCACCAGCTACGTGTACATGACAAAACGCCCACCCACTTCTGTCCAATGTGTGACTATAGTGGTTATCTTCGTCATGACATCACTCGCCATGTCAACAGCTGCCACCAAGGCACCCCTTCCTTTTCCTGCACTCAGTGTGAGGCCCAGTTTAGCTCAGAAACAGCACTTAAGCAGCATGCTCTGCGACGACACCCAGAACCCACACCTCCttcctctggctgtcctgtagaggTCACTGAGGGCCCCTTGCACTGTTCCCACTGTGGCCTGCTCTGCCCCAGTCCTGCCAGCCTGCGAGGACACACCCGTAAACAGCACCCAAGGCTGGAGTGTGGGGCCTGCCAGGAGTCCTTCCCCAGCCGGCCAGCACTTGATGAGCATCGAAGGCAACATCACTTCAGCCACCGCTGCCAGCTCTGCAGCTTTGCTGCCCGGGAGCGAGTAGGCCTGGTGAGACACTACCTAGAGCAGCACGAGGAGACTTCAACAGCCCCGTCAGGTGGGGATGCTGGCCAGCCCTCTCTTTGCTGCCCCTTTTGTGACTTTGCATGTCGCCATCAGTTGGTGCTTGATCACCATGTAAAGGGACATGGAGGTACCCGGCTCTACAAGTGTACCGACTGTGCCTATAGCACCAAAAATCGGCAAAAGATCACCTGGCACAGCCGTATCCACACTGGGGAAAAGCCTTACCGCTGTCACCTCTGCTCCTATGCCTGTGCTGACCCTTCTCGCCTCAAGGTAAGGTCAAGGACCACATGATAGGAAATGCAAGGAATGTAGGCTCTGGGTTCTgtgatgtgattgtgtgtgtgtatgtgtgtgtgtgtgtgtgtgtgtgtgagagagagagagagagtatgtacTTATGTACCTAGTGTCTACAAAGtgagaggagggtgtcagatcctctagaactagagttaagatcagttgtgagctgccatttggatTTTGGAAACTGAACcggggtcctgtggaagagcaaccagtcagtgctcttaattgctgagcacTGGATTCTGTAACACAATTCGATTGTGACTCTGAATAGGTTCCTTAACTTCTCAAAATTTAGATTCTTTATCTTTTGTAAAGATAAATTCAATAACTGCCACACAGTGCTTTGAGAATAATCTGGGTAGTAATAGCTAACATTTATTAAGGACTTAAAATTTCCCAGTACTGCAATTTTAATCCTTTGAAAATTCAAGTTGGGTAGGGAACTCAGGGATAAGAGTACTTGCCTAATAATATACACAGGCCTTGGGATTAGTCAACCatctcatatatatacacacaaagatgCTTACACTATTCCCCATGTTAAAGATTATTAGACAGAATTACGGGTTGGCTTACCCAATAACACAGCTAGTAAGAAACAACTGAGaccaaaagaaaaacactgtGTTGTGTGGGGAGTAAACCTTCTGCatttgatcttccttccttccagtacCACATGCGGATCCATAAGGAGGAACGGAAGTACCTGTGCCCTGAGTGTGGATACAAGTGCAAGTGGGTCAACCAGCTCAAGTACCACATGACCAAGCACACAGGTGAGTGTAGGAGTTGACCGTTCTGCTTAAGGGATTCCCCTGTTCTCTGGAAAACCTGACCTCCGTGCAATGTTGGATGTCCTCACTCAGATTCAGAGCCTAATTCTCTTTCACACTGGGAATAAGGGATACACTAGAAGAACAAATACTAGAAATGGCTCCTCAGTCCATTGAAAAGAAACCGAAGAGTTTTACCCAAAATCCTGCGCAAGTGTATTTACAAAGCTTCCCTTGTGGTTATgatacatgttcacacacatatagGGTCACACATGGAGAACCTCCAACTCAATTTTCAGTAACTACCGAGATACTTGGTTTATAAATGTAATGTGGTAGAATGTGAGTAAggaaaaggtgattttttttaaagatatatttatttattatatgtaagtacactgtagctgtcttcagacacaccagaagagggcaccaggtctcattacagatggttgtgagccaccatgtggttgctgggatttgaactcgggacctttggaagagcagtcagtgctcttaaccactgagccatctctccagcccaggtgatttcttttaagatttatttttttatgtgcactggtgttttgactgcatgtatgtgtgagggtgccaaattccctggaactggagttatacatAGTTGTGAGCtacatatgggtgctaggaattaagccaggcttctctggaagaacagccagtgctctgtttgtctgtctgtctgtttgtttgtttgtttattggtttttttgagacagggtgtctctgtataaccctggctgtcctggaagtcactctatagaccaggcaggcctcaaactcagaaatcccgcctgcctctgcctcccaagtgctgggattaaaggcgtgccccaccaccgcccggcgcagccagtgctcttaacccgagTCATCCTTCTAGCCCCAAGTTCCCTATTAGTTTGTCTTTTGTTCTCTAGCATATGGGATCCACTACCGAGAATGATGGGTTCTCTATAAAGGACTGATACTGGATACCTTCAATTACATGTCATTTCCCCATTccttttttgaatattttctttctttccccctccctcccccaccttttaGTTTGATAATAAAGTGTGTCTAAATGGAGTCTTTAAGTTTTGTAGTATCATGTGACCAAGCAAGGGTTAGttcccatttttttaaagatttatttattattatatgtaaatacactatagctgtcttcagacacaccagaagagggcatcaggtctcattacggattaattgtaagccaccatatggttgctgggatttgaactcaggacctttggaagagcagtcagtgctcttaaccgctgagccatctctccagcccatttaaTACCCATTATAGTTGAGTATTCTTTACTGTTAGGTAAGCTAGTTAGTTACAAGTCCAGTTGTCAGCATCCATTGGAACCTATGCGTATACAAGAACTGAGTGGAGAAGGATACCGAATGTCAGGTGTGCCTGGGACAGGAAGGTATGGTCGTTAGTTTGCTGCTGTGTTGTTTATATCTAAGTATCATACTGACTTATGACTCACTGACCCTGTTCTTCCCTCTTCCATGGTGATTTGTATATGTTCAATAGGACTGAAGCCATACCAATGTCCTGAGTGTGAGTACTGCACCAACCGGGCTGATGCTCTGCGCGTACACCGGGAGACACGGCACAGAGAGGCACGGGCTTTCATGTGTGAGCAGTGTGGCAAGGCATTCAAGACACGCTTCCTGCTGCGCACCCACCTCCGAAAGCACAGTGAGGCCAAACCCTACGTTTGCAATGTTTGCCACCGTGCTTTCCGCTGGGCTGCTGGACTGCGACATCATGCTCTTACCCATACGGATCGCCACCCATTCTTCTGCCGCCTCTGCAGCTACAAGGCCAAGCAAAAGTTCCAGGTGGTCAAGCACGTGCGTAGGCACCACCCTGACCAGGCCGACCCCAACCAAGGTGTTGGCAAAGACCCCACCACTCCCACAGTACATCTACATGACGTGAAGCTGGAAGATCCcagccctcctgctcctcctgctccccctacTGGACCTGAGGGCTGAGCCCCTTCCCCCCTCTGTTGTAGGAAGAACATACAGTCCACGATATGCAAACTGGAACTATAGCTAGCCTGAGGAACTCAGGGCCTGAGGGAGGACTGGCTTGGGGATGTCAGTGTGGCTGGAACACACTCTACCCTTGGGACTCTGACCTTTGAAATGAACAGTTACATAAAAGATAGGCTTGGACTAAAACGTTGATTTCTTGAGTAGTGCTGTGGTTGCCCTGTGACTGAATCTCCAGCGTCCACCATTATTGCATCAGAGGCCCTGGCTATaagggctttgttttcttttcccttcatcATCTTTCCTTTTTACTGCTTTAAATCCTATTTCCTTCACCATTTTCTATAGTTGTGCCTAGTTGCATGCATCCTTGTGCCCAGTGCTCTGTAAAGCATGTAAACAGACCATCTCCAGTCTAACAGACTTATAGGGATCCCTGTCTTATGGTTCCTAGGCTGTCATCCGAGTTTGCCATATCTCTTCCTTGGCCTCTGTCCTTTGTCTCTTCCACCTCAAAGCAGATCTGAAACAGACCTGGATCACCTGTGCAGGCTCTTTCTTCCCTGGCTTCTGGTTTCAAGCTCTTATTTGTCAGAAGAGGGTTCTCCCCCATCCTGCTTCCTCCCAGAAGCAGCTTCAATCA
The Apodemus sylvaticus chromosome 9, mApoSyl1.1, whole genome shotgun sequence DNA segment above includes these coding regions:
- the Znf142 gene encoding zinc finger protein 142 isoform X2 — encoded protein: MTDPVLASQLANGTGEMDGLCSELLLIPPPLSNHGILGPVQNTCASGEPAPLPADAGCLLVEATATEEDPGNMEIIVEAVAGSLSPGAPEETSESGCVFSAEDRKGLQHHLKQTHKAVPVPCSFRGCSLLFGSQQGMELHRQAHYPFHCSHCSFMGSNVKLFRQHQRSHGASTRGELSAVQSLPSQDLLPAAKPPPGDREPEEVGTPLPGQESAEEEDVEEEESVAQKGSQKVLDKSQEAQQLEGHVALGTESLFKTHMCPECKRCFKKRTHLVEHLHLHFPDPSLQCPNCQKFFTSKSKLKTHLLRELGEKAHRCPLCHYSAVERNALNRHMASMHEDISNFYSDTYACPVCREEFRLSQALKEHLKSHTAAAAAEPLPLHCFQEGCTYVAPDRKAFLKHLKETHGVRAVECRHHSCPMLFATAEAMEAHHKSHYAFHCPHCDFACSNKHLFRKHKKQGHPGSEELRCTFCPFVTFNPVAYQDHVGKMHAHEKIHQCSECNFATAHKRVLIRHMLLHTGEKPHKCELCDFTCRDVSYLSKHMLTHSNTKDYMCTECGYVTKWKHYLSVHMRKHAGDLRYQCNQCSYRCHRADQLSSHKLRHQGKSLMCEVCAFACKRKYELQKHMASQHHPGTPAPLYPCRYCSYQSRHKQALLSHENCKHTHLREFHCALCDYRTFSNTTLFFHKRKVHGYMPGDQVWQFCNASQELEGARQCLGPPSDSGLSSQLSAQPEREDHEHEIVASSSVDQALPETNEEASTKNGIEAPQEDGQVGSPSLGEVEEGGCTLHLEALRVELEPEAQQPPLQELTETATVQLKPLDPSGPLGTERPGGLEEPELSSFDSVATPALVAEEEPILEKLASEPPRNPLISEEAPNTFKATLTAETVPLPQFPESESLLKAMRRQDKEQAEALVLEGRVQMVVIQGEGRAFRCPHCPFITRREKALTLHSKSGCQGRREPLLCPECGASFKQQRGLSTHMMKKCPVLLRKNKALAKPVSLTLHPQLPGSQASQDAESRKPPPLPSKVELLLPKDIPSELPGKPGVEEPLPTPSDFPTSPPGNSLPTGTSDKFHFEQGKFHCSSCTFLCSRLSSITSHVTEGCKGGRSQGRKRGRPQTHVVLPLNNGDSTLLNTGSTDSSPDDRDTAVVQKQKAALFSCPSCPFSCQQERTLRTHQTQGCPLESGDLHCSLCPFTAPAAAALKLHQKQRHPTSSPASGSRPLLQCGDCGFTCKQSRCLQQHRRLKHEGVKPHQCPFCDFSTTRRYRLEAHQSRHTGVGRIPCSSCPQTFGTNSKLRLHQLRVHDKTPTHFCPMCDYSGYLRHDITRHVNSCHQGTPSFSCTQCEAQFSSETALKQHALRRHPEPTPPSSGCPVEVTEGPLHCSHCGLLCPSPASLRGHTRKQHPRLECGACQESFPSRPALDEHRRQHHFSHRCQLCSFAARERVGLVRHYLEQHEETSTAPSGGDAGQPSLCCPFCDFACRHQLVLDHHVKGHGGTRLYKCTDCAYSTKNRQKITWHSRIHTGEKPYRCHLCSYACADPSRLKYHMRIHKEERKYLCPECGYKCKWVNQLKYHMTKHTGLKPYQCPECEYCTNRADALRVHRETRHREARAFMCEQCGKAFKTRFLLRTHLRKHSEAKPYVCNVCHRAFRWAAGLRHHALTHTDRHPFFCRLCSYKAKQKFQVVKHVRRHHPDQADPNQGVGKDPTTPTVHLHDVKLEDPSPPAPPAPPTGPEG
- the Znf142 gene encoding zinc finger protein 142 isoform X1, whose product is MTDPVLASQLANGTGEMDGLCSELLLIPPPLSNHGILGPVQNTCASGEPAPLPADAGCLLVEATATEEDPGNMEIIVEAVAGSLSPGAPEETSGVLVKVVEVYFCERCEQSFAEPTLLSLHQCTETHIQAVQDLSSPPCSIELPPSNLTLHGPLQDPSLPDSPLPCPVCRQEFVQPQALKSHFKIHRVTPNMFSCPESGCVFSAEDRKGLQHHLKQTHKAVPVPCSFRGCSLLFGSQQGMELHRQAHYPFHCSHCSFMGSNVKLFRQHQRSHGASTRGELSAVQSLPSQDLLPAAKPPPGDREPEEVGTPLPGQESAEEEDVEEEESVAQKGSQKVLDKSQEAQQLEGHVALGTESLFKTHMCPECKRCFKKRTHLVEHLHLHFPDPSLQCPNCQKFFTSKSKLKTHLLRELGEKAHRCPLCHYSAVERNALNRHMASMHEDISNFYSDTYACPVCREEFRLSQALKEHLKSHTAAAAAEPLPLHCFQEGCTYVAPDRKAFLKHLKETHGVRAVECRHHSCPMLFATAEAMEAHHKSHYAFHCPHCDFACSNKHLFRKHKKQGHPGSEELRCTFCPFVTFNPVAYQDHVGKMHAHEKIHQCSECNFATAHKRVLIRHMLLHTGEKPHKCELCDFTCRDVSYLSKHMLTHSNTKDYMCTECGYVTKWKHYLSVHMRKHAGDLRYQCNQCSYRCHRADQLSSHKLRHQGKSLMCEVCAFACKRKYELQKHMASQHHPGTPAPLYPCRYCSYQSRHKQALLSHENCKHTHLREFHCALCDYRTFSNTTLFFHKRKVHGYMPGDQVWQFCNASQELEGARQCLGPPSDSGLSSQLSAQPEREDHEHEIVASSSVDQALPETNEEASTKNGIEAPQEDGQVGSPSLGEVEEGGCTLHLEALRVELEPEAQQPPLQELTETATVQLKPLDPSGPLGTERPGGLEEPELSSFDSVATPALVAEEEPILEKLASEPPRNPLISEEAPNTFKATLTAETVPLPQFPESESLLKAMRRQDKEQAEALVLEGRVQMVVIQGEGRAFRCPHCPFITRREKALTLHSKSGCQGRREPLLCPECGASFKQQRGLSTHMMKKCPVLLRKNKALAKPVSLTLHPQLPGSQASQDAESRKPPPLPSKVELLLPKDIPSELPGKPGVEEPLPTPSDFPTSPPGNSLPTGTSDKFHFEQGKFHCSSCTFLCSRLSSITSHVTEGCKGGRSQGRKRGRPQTHVVLPLNNGDSTLLNTGSTDSSPDDRDTAVVQKQKAALFSCPSCPFSCQQERTLRTHQTQGCPLESGDLHCSLCPFTAPAAAALKLHQKQRHPTSSPASGSRPLLQCGDCGFTCKQSRCLQQHRRLKHEGVKPHQCPFCDFSTTRRYRLEAHQSRHTGVGRIPCSSCPQTFGTNSKLRLHQLRVHDKTPTHFCPMCDYSGYLRHDITRHVNSCHQGTPSFSCTQCEAQFSSETALKQHALRRHPEPTPPSSGCPVEVTEGPLHCSHCGLLCPSPASLRGHTRKQHPRLECGACQESFPSRPALDEHRRQHHFSHRCQLCSFAARERVGLVRHYLEQHEETSTAPSGGDAGQPSLCCPFCDFACRHQLVLDHHVKGHGGTRLYKCTDCAYSTKNRQKITWHSRIHTGEKPYRCHLCSYACADPSRLKYHMRIHKEERKYLCPECGYKCKWVNQLKYHMTKHTGLKPYQCPECEYCTNRADALRVHRETRHREARAFMCEQCGKAFKTRFLLRTHLRKHSEAKPYVCNVCHRAFRWAAGLRHHALTHTDRHPFFCRLCSYKAKQKFQVVKHVRRHHPDQADPNQGVGKDPTTPTVHLHDVKLEDPSPPAPPAPPTGPEG
- the Znf142 gene encoding zinc finger protein 142 isoform X3; the protein is MFSCPESGCVFSAEDRKGLQHHLKQTHKAVPVPCSFRGCSLLFGSQQGMELHRQAHYPFHCSHCSFMGSNVKLFRQHQRSHGASTRGELSAVQSLPSQDLLPAAKPPPGDREPEEVGTPLPGQESAEEEDVEEEESVAQKGSQKVLDKSQEAQQLEGHVALGTESLFKTHMCPECKRCFKKRTHLVEHLHLHFPDPSLQCPNCQKFFTSKSKLKTHLLRELGEKAHRCPLCHYSAVERNALNRHMASMHEDISNFYSDTYACPVCREEFRLSQALKEHLKSHTAAAAAEPLPLHCFQEGCTYVAPDRKAFLKHLKETHGVRAVECRHHSCPMLFATAEAMEAHHKSHYAFHCPHCDFACSNKHLFRKHKKQGHPGSEELRCTFCPFVTFNPVAYQDHVGKMHAHEKIHQCSECNFATAHKRVLIRHMLLHTGEKPHKCELCDFTCRDVSYLSKHMLTHSNTKDYMCTECGYVTKWKHYLSVHMRKHAGDLRYQCNQCSYRCHRADQLSSHKLRHQGKSLMCEVCAFACKRKYELQKHMASQHHPGTPAPLYPCRYCSYQSRHKQALLSHENCKHTHLREFHCALCDYRTFSNTTLFFHKRKVHGYMPGDQVWQFCNASQELEGARQCLGPPSDSGLSSQLSAQPEREDHEHEIVASSSVDQALPETNEEASTKNGIEAPQEDGQVGSPSLGEVEEGGCTLHLEALRVELEPEAQQPPLQELTETATVQLKPLDPSGPLGTERPGGLEEPELSSFDSVATPALVAEEEPILEKLASEPPRNPLISEEAPNTFKATLTAETVPLPQFPESESLLKAMRRQDKEQAEALVLEGRVQMVVIQGEGRAFRCPHCPFITRREKALTLHSKSGCQGRREPLLCPECGASFKQQRGLSTHMMKKCPVLLRKNKALAKPVSLTLHPQLPGSQASQDAESRKPPPLPSKVELLLPKDIPSELPGKPGVEEPLPTPSDFPTSPPGNSLPTGTSDKFHFEQGKFHCSSCTFLCSRLSSITSHVTEGCKGGRSQGRKRGRPQTHVVLPLNNGDSTLLNTGSTDSSPDDRDTAVVQKQKAALFSCPSCPFSCQQERTLRTHQTQGCPLESGDLHCSLCPFTAPAAAALKLHQKQRHPTSSPASGSRPLLQCGDCGFTCKQSRCLQQHRRLKHEGVKPHQCPFCDFSTTRRYRLEAHQSRHTGVGRIPCSSCPQTFGTNSKLRLHQLRVHDKTPTHFCPMCDYSGYLRHDITRHVNSCHQGTPSFSCTQCEAQFSSETALKQHALRRHPEPTPPSSGCPVEVTEGPLHCSHCGLLCPSPASLRGHTRKQHPRLECGACQESFPSRPALDEHRRQHHFSHRCQLCSFAARERVGLVRHYLEQHEETSTAPSGGDAGQPSLCCPFCDFACRHQLVLDHHVKGHGGTRLYKCTDCAYSTKNRQKITWHSRIHTGEKPYRCHLCSYACADPSRLKYHMRIHKEERKYLCPECGYKCKWVNQLKYHMTKHTGLKPYQCPECEYCTNRADALRVHRETRHREARAFMCEQCGKAFKTRFLLRTHLRKHSEAKPYVCNVCHRAFRWAAGLRHHALTHTDRHPFFCRLCSYKAKQKFQVVKHVRRHHPDQADPNQGVGKDPTTPTVHLHDVKLEDPSPPAPPAPPTGPEG
- the Znf142 gene encoding zinc finger protein 142 isoform X4: MGSNVKLFRQHQRSHGASTRGELSAVQSLPSQDLLPAAKPPPGDREPEEVGTPLPGQESAEEEDVEEEESVAQKGSQKVLDKSQEAQQLEGHVALGTESLFKTHMCPECKRCFKKRTHLVEHLHLHFPDPSLQCPNCQKFFTSKSKLKTHLLRELGEKAHRCPLCHYSAVERNALNRHMASMHEDISNFYSDTYACPVCREEFRLSQALKEHLKSHTAAAAAEPLPLHCFQEGCTYVAPDRKAFLKHLKETHGVRAVECRHHSCPMLFATAEAMEAHHKSHYAFHCPHCDFACSNKHLFRKHKKQGHPGSEELRCTFCPFVTFNPVAYQDHVGKMHAHEKIHQCSECNFATAHKRVLIRHMLLHTGEKPHKCELCDFTCRDVSYLSKHMLTHSNTKDYMCTECGYVTKWKHYLSVHMRKHAGDLRYQCNQCSYRCHRADQLSSHKLRHQGKSLMCEVCAFACKRKYELQKHMASQHHPGTPAPLYPCRYCSYQSRHKQALLSHENCKHTHLREFHCALCDYRTFSNTTLFFHKRKVHGYMPGDQVWQFCNASQELEGARQCLGPPSDSGLSSQLSAQPEREDHEHEIVASSSVDQALPETNEEASTKNGIEAPQEDGQVGSPSLGEVEEGGCTLHLEALRVELEPEAQQPPLQELTETATVQLKPLDPSGPLGTERPGGLEEPELSSFDSVATPALVAEEEPILEKLASEPPRNPLISEEAPNTFKATLTAETVPLPQFPESESLLKAMRRQDKEQAEALVLEGRVQMVVIQGEGRAFRCPHCPFITRREKALTLHSKSGCQGRREPLLCPECGASFKQQRGLSTHMMKKCPVLLRKNKALAKPVSLTLHPQLPGSQASQDAESRKPPPLPSKVELLLPKDIPSELPGKPGVEEPLPTPSDFPTSPPGNSLPTGTSDKFHFEQGKFHCSSCTFLCSRLSSITSHVTEGCKGGRSQGRKRGRPQTHVVLPLNNGDSTLLNTGSTDSSPDDRDTAVVQKQKAALFSCPSCPFSCQQERTLRTHQTQGCPLESGDLHCSLCPFTAPAAAALKLHQKQRHPTSSPASGSRPLLQCGDCGFTCKQSRCLQQHRRLKHEGVKPHQCPFCDFSTTRRYRLEAHQSRHTGVGRIPCSSCPQTFGTNSKLRLHQLRVHDKTPTHFCPMCDYSGYLRHDITRHVNSCHQGTPSFSCTQCEAQFSSETALKQHALRRHPEPTPPSSGCPVEVTEGPLHCSHCGLLCPSPASLRGHTRKQHPRLECGACQESFPSRPALDEHRRQHHFSHRCQLCSFAARERVGLVRHYLEQHEETSTAPSGGDAGQPSLCCPFCDFACRHQLVLDHHVKGHGGTRLYKCTDCAYSTKNRQKITWHSRIHTGEKPYRCHLCSYACADPSRLKYHMRIHKEERKYLCPECGYKCKWVNQLKYHMTKHTGLKPYQCPECEYCTNRADALRVHRETRHREARAFMCEQCGKAFKTRFLLRTHLRKHSEAKPYVCNVCHRAFRWAAGLRHHALTHTDRHPFFCRLCSYKAKQKFQVVKHVRRHHPDQADPNQGVGKDPTTPTVHLHDVKLEDPSPPAPPAPPTGPEG